GCGCTGGCGCACTCGTCCTCGCGGGCATCGTGATCGTCCTGATCCGCGCCCGTCGCAAGACGACGCAGGAGAGCTGAGTCCGTCTCCGGACCCAGCCTCCCTCCGGGGGGAAGGCCGTACGGCCTTCCCCCCGGTCCCGTTCCCTGCCCGATGAGAGGAGTGGTGATCGTGCGAGCGACCATCGTCCGGCCCCAGGGCCTGCTGATCCGGCTGCTGCTCCTGCTCGGCGTCGCCATCGGCCTCGGCCTCATCCTTTACCCCGCCGCGGCCACCTGGTTCTCGGACCGCGCCCACGCCGCACAGCTGCAGAGCTATGCCACGACCGCCGCCGGCCTCGGCGAGGCCCGCACCAACGCCTTGCTGCGAGAGGCGGCCTCCTACAACGAGCACCTTCCCTACGGGCAGCTGCGCGATCCGTACTCGACCACGGCACCCGGCACTCCCGCGACCTCCGCCTCCACGGCGTACGCCGCCTACGCCGGCCAGCTCACGGTGGCCGGCAACCAGGTCATGTCGCGCATCACCGTCCCGGCGATCGGTCTCAGCCTGCCGATCTTCCACGGCACCAGCACGCAGACCCTCGACAAGGGTGTCGGCCACCTCTTCGGTTCCTCGCTTCCGGTCGGCGGACCGGGCACCCACGCCGTTCTGACCGCGCACTCCGGCCTCGTGGACGCGACGATGTTCACCGACCTGCACGAGCTCCGGCGCGGCGACACGTTCATCGTCACCACGCTCGGCCGGGCGCTCACCTACCGCGTCGACCGCATCGACATCGTCAAGCCCGACGACATCAGCCTGCTCCGCATCGTCCCCGGCGAGGATCACGTCACCCTCGTCACCTGCACGCCCATCCACGTGAACTCGCATCGGCTCCTGGTCCGCGGCACGCGCGTCCCCGACTCCCCGGAGACGGCCCGCAGGGTCGCGGCAGCCACCGCCCCGGACGCCGGCTTCCCGTGGTGGCTGCTCCTGCTGCTGGCGCCTCTGGCGGCCAGCGCGGTCTTCCTGCTGCTTCCACAGCGACGCACCCCCGCCTCCACCCTCCGGACGCCCGCGGGTTCCGCGGAGCCCCCGGGCGTCCTCGAACAGGCCGCCTTCCCGGCCGCACTCGTCGACACGGCGCCGACGCCCGTCCAGCCGGCGTCCCTTCGCGTATGAGACCGGCCTGAGCGGCGGCGCCCGTGGAGCACGCAGTGCGCCGGCTGCCGTCGCCGCCTCCGCCGTCCCTCCCGCCCATCGTGCCGGCGGGAGCCGCCCAATCCGGCGGCGGCGGACCCTCGGCCGCCGCCCGGACGTCCGATCATCGACCCGATACCGCCCCAACTGAAGACAGAGCGAGATGTTCCTGACACC
The sequence above is a segment of the Leifsonia williamsii genome. Coding sequences within it:
- a CDS encoding class C sortase; amino-acid sequence: MRATIVRPQGLLIRLLLLLGVAIGLGLILYPAAATWFSDRAHAAQLQSYATTAAGLGEARTNALLREAASYNEHLPYGQLRDPYSTTAPGTPATSASTAYAAYAGQLTVAGNQVMSRITVPAIGLSLPIFHGTSTQTLDKGVGHLFGSSLPVGGPGTHAVLTAHSGLVDATMFTDLHELRRGDTFIVTTLGRALTYRVDRIDIVKPDDISLLRIVPGEDHVTLVTCTPIHVNSHRLLVRGTRVPDSPETARRVAAATAPDAGFPWWLLLLLAPLAASAVFLLLPQRRTPASTLRTPAGSAEPPGVLEQAAFPAALVDTAPTPVQPASLRV